The genomic window CAGCCTTCCGTTGATCGTCACCTACACCGATGCGGCCACCCGTGCACGGACCCAGGCCGTGCCCTCCGGCGCCGACAGGACCCTCACCCTGAGCAGCATCCAGGGCGCGGCTCTCTCGGCGTCACGGTCGAAGGCCGCCACCTTCTGGAAGTCGCTCACCGGCAAGGCGGGCGCGGCGAACGGCCGCAGCGCCGGGGCCAAGCCCGAACTGCGCAGCGGGATCGCGAAGGTCTGGCTCGACGGAAAGGTCAAGGCCGCTCTGGCCGACACCACGGCGCAGATCGGCGCGCCGCAGGTGTGGTCGGGCGGTGACACCGGTCAGGGTGTCGACGTGGCCGTGCTGGACACCGGTGTGGACACGCAGCACCCTGACCTCTCGGGGCAGTTGGCCGCGAGCACGAGCTTCGTACCCGACCGGAGTGTCGAGGACCACAACGGCCACGGCACCCATGTCGCTTCGACCATCGCAGGCAGCGGGGCGGCCTCCGACGGCAAGGAGAAGGGTGTCGCGCCCGGTGCGCGCCTGCACGTCGGCAAGGTGCTGGACGACGACGGCAGCGGGCAGGACTCCTGGGTCCTGGCCGGCATGGAGTGGGCCGCCCGCGAGCAGCACGCCAAGGTCATCAGCATGAGCCTCGGCGCCGAAGCCACCGCCGGCGACGACCCGCTGAGCAAGGCCGTCGACGAACTCAGCGCCGAGACGGGTGCGCTCTTCACCATCGCGGCCGGCAACTCGGGTCCGCACTCCCTCCTGACGCCCGGCATCGCCGACGCCGCGCTGACCGTCGGCGCCGTGGACACCTCGGACACCCTCGCCGACTTCTCCAGCACGGGACCCCGCCGGGGCGATGCGGGCCTGAAGCCCGACCTCACCGCTCCCGGCGTCGAGGTGCTGGCGGCCCGCTCGCAGTACGCCGAGGACGGTTCGGGCTACTACCAGACGCTGAGCGGGACCTCGATGGCCACGCCGCACGTCGCCGGGGCAGCCGCACTGCTCGCCCACGCGCACCCCGACTGGACCGGGCAGCAGCTCAAGGACGCTCTCGTCAGCAGTACGAGGGCGACGCCCCGGTACACCCCGTACGAGGCCGGCAGCGGTCGTCTCGACGTCGCGGCCGCCGTCAAGAACACGGTGTTCGCGACCGGCACCGTGTACGGCGGCTACCGGGACCCGTCGGCGCCCGCCGGTGACAAGTCCGAGAAGAAGGTGACCTACACCAACACGGCGGACGCGCCGGTCACTCTGGACCTGTCGGCCAACGTGCCCTCCGCGCCTGCGGGCGCGTTCACGCTGTCCGCCGCCAAGGTGACCGTCCCCGCTCACGGCAGCGCCCAGGTCACCCTCACCACGGACTTCGACCGGGTGAAGCGCGACACCACGACAGCGGGTCAGATCCTCGCCACCGGTCCCTCCGGCGCGGTGCTGGCCCACACCGTGATCGGTGCGTACGTACAGGCCCCGCGCTACACCCTCACGATCAACGGCAAGGACCGCAGCGGCCGCCCGATGAGCGGTGAGGTGTACCTGATCAGCGAGAAGGCCTTCTTCGGCCCCCTCCTTCTGGACGAATCGGGCACCGGCACGATCGACGTGCCCGTCGGCAAGTACTTCGTGAGCCTGGAGGGCGATGTCCAGGGCGCCCACGGGCCGCACTCGAAGGGCAAGGCTCTGCTGACCGTTCCCGAGGTGGACGTCAGCAAGCCCACCGCGGTGCAGCTGGACGCTTCCAAGGCCAAGCAGGTCTCGGTGCGGACCCCGCAGACGAGTACCCCGGCCAACGTCCGCCTCGACGTCAGCCGAGCGTTCGACAACGGAACCTCCCTGTTCATGCAGCGGTGGCAGGCCGAGGAGTACGACAGCGTGTGGGCGCTGCCCAACAAGCAGGTGACCACGGGTACCTTCGGGTTCGGTGGCAACTGGCGCCTGGTCGAGCCGGCTCTGGCGGTCTCGTACGGCAAGCGCGACTTCGACGACCTGATCGTCGCGCGCGGGAAGACTCAGCTCAGAGGGGGGACGTGGCCGTACAAGGCGGTCTACGCCGGTGAGGGCGGCACCGGGGCGTACACCAAGCTCGGCGCCCTGGGCAAGGCCGTCGTGGTCCGGCGCAGCGATGCGGTCGGCCCGGTCGAGCAGGCTGCGAACGCCGCCAAGGCCGGTGCGAGGCTGCTGCTGGTCGTCAACGACGGCAACGGCCGCCTGAACCCGTGGGGCTCCGACCTCGACAGCCCCTACACGGAAGAGGGGAACCCCCCTCCCCTGACGGTGGCATCGCTGACCGCGGACGAGGGCAACGACCTGATCGCAGGGATCAAGCCCGGCCGGAGCGTGGAGCTCCGGGTGACCGCGGACCCGACCAGGGACTACCTCTACGACATCAGTCAGCACTGGGCAGCGGTCCCTGCGGACCCGACCTACCGGCCGGGGAGCAAGGACCTCAATCGGGTGGATGTCTCCTTCCGGAACAACCGGCCGGCCAGGGCGATGGAGTCCCGTTCCGCTGTGTGGCAGGGCTACTACTCGTTCAACATGGTGCCCACGCCGGCCCGGACCGAGCGCACCGACTGGGTGTCGCGCGACACGGACTGGGTGGAGACGGCCGACGTCAACCAGCAGCTTCAGATCAGCAGCGACACCGTGAAGCGCTACCCCAGTGGCAAGACCTCCCACCTGGAGTACTTCGGCCCGATCCAGCGCCCCCGGTCGAACAGCAACTACGTGCCGGTGCGGGTGGGCGACCAGGTGCTGGCGGTGATTCCGGGGTGGGGCGACTCGGGCTCGGGGCACGTCGGCAGGACCCTGAACAACCAGGGGGTCCGGAACAGCGTCAAGATGTACCAGACACTCCCGGACGGCAACCCGCTGCTGCTGAGGGAGTCCACCACGGATACCATCGGCAGCGTCCGCTACCCCCTCGTACTGGACAGCGCCGAGGAGCAGCGCTACCGCCTGGTCTCGGACAACGCCAGGGACTTCTGGGAGAACGACTACTCGGTCACGACGAGGACCGAGTGGGGATTCACCTCGGCGGAGCCCGCTGCCGGTACCTACTCCGTTCTGCCTCTGATCCAGCTCGACTACGCGGTCGAGGGCATGAATGACGCCGGCAAGACGGATCGCCGCGCCGCCATCACCGTCACCCCCTCACACCTGGACGGCGCTCCCCGCTCCGACACCATCGGCAAGGTCGGCCTCGACATCTCGTACGACGACGGGGCCACCTGGCAGCACGCCGCGCTGACGCACACGGCGGCGGGCTGGAGCACGCACCTCAACGCTCCCGCCAAGGCACAGTTCGTGACCCTGCGCACGAGCGCCGCCGACAGCCAGGACAACACCGTCACACAGAAGATCAGCCGGGCCTTCGGCCTGAAGTAGACAGGCACGGAACAGCCACTCGCTGATCCGGTCAGGGGCGGGACCGCAGCCGGCGGTCCCGCCCCTGACGTCGTCACGGGAAGGTTCTGACGGGGCCCCGGTGCACGGGGAGAACGCCCGGCATGGCGGGGGCCCGGAGGGGGCAGACGCAGAGCACACGAGCCCGTCGGCGGGCCTGAACGCGGAGGTCACGGATGCTGTCCCACAGACGTGAACACGATGTCCTCGTCCTCACCGTGCACGAGGACCCGGGGATCGGGGGTCGGGCCGAACTGGCCGAAAACATAACGGACTTCGTGCGAGCCTTCCAGCCGGCACCGGTGGTCGTCGTCACCGACGACGCCGCTGCCACTCCCGCGACGGCCAGCGCCGTCCTGCGTGCCCATCGCCGCTGCGGCGATCTGAACGTGCTCTTCTCTGCCGTCACCCACAGCGCCTCCGTCCGACGGCTGTTGGAGGACAACGCCGACTCCCGGGGGCCAGGGCTGGTCGTTCACGGCCGAGCCGATGTCGCCGTCGACACGGTCTGCGGCGCCGCGGCCTGAGCATCGGTGACGAGGACATCCCCCGCCCTCGTCGGGCAGGCGTCACAAGCTCGTGCAGCGGGGGCCGGGGGCCGCAGCAGGACTGCGGCCCCCGGCCCTCGTACGTCATCTATCGCAGGCCGTAGGCCCGGACGAGGGTCTGGGTGATCGTCCCTCCCCCGTCGTCCTTCGCGGCGGTCCGCAGGGACACGAACGACGCCGACGCGGGAGCGGACAGGCGTGCCTCCCAGGCGCCGCCGTGACGCGAGGTCTTCGGCCGGTGCCAGCTCGCGCCGCCGTCGCAGGAGACCTCAAGGCCCAGCGAGGAGACCTCCCTGTCAGGGGCACCGGGTACCGACGGGGTGATGTCAACGGCCGCATTGCGGCGGGCCTTGCCGTCGGCGTCCTGATCCACGTCGTAGTCGAGCTGTACCAG from Streptomyces sp. NBC_01341 includes these protein-coding regions:
- a CDS encoding S8 family serine peptidase, whose product is MPSVPTFRPGPVALAAVAALAMGAVPAGAVTPAGQAAPRLPARSAHLPSSHTVTLITGDKVTVNTAADGKVTRAVQGADGRPTDVTMYTTGGNTYAYPAAALRYVAAGKLDRELFNVTRLLADGYGDDRRDSLPLIVTYTDAATRARTQAVPSGADRTLTLSSIQGAALSASRSKAATFWKSLTGKAGAANGRSAGAKPELRSGIAKVWLDGKVKAALADTTAQIGAPQVWSGGDTGQGVDVAVLDTGVDTQHPDLSGQLAASTSFVPDRSVEDHNGHGTHVASTIAGSGAASDGKEKGVAPGARLHVGKVLDDDGSGQDSWVLAGMEWAAREQHAKVISMSLGAEATAGDDPLSKAVDELSAETGALFTIAAGNSGPHSLLTPGIADAALTVGAVDTSDTLADFSSTGPRRGDAGLKPDLTAPGVEVLAARSQYAEDGSGYYQTLSGTSMATPHVAGAAALLAHAHPDWTGQQLKDALVSSTRATPRYTPYEAGSGRLDVAAAVKNTVFATGTVYGGYRDPSAPAGDKSEKKVTYTNTADAPVTLDLSANVPSAPAGAFTLSAAKVTVPAHGSAQVTLTTDFDRVKRDTTTAGQILATGPSGAVLAHTVIGAYVQAPRYTLTINGKDRSGRPMSGEVYLISEKAFFGPLLLDESGTGTIDVPVGKYFVSLEGDVQGAHGPHSKGKALLTVPEVDVSKPTAVQLDASKAKQVSVRTPQTSTPANVRLDVSRAFDNGTSLFMQRWQAEEYDSVWALPNKQVTTGTFGFGGNWRLVEPALAVSYGKRDFDDLIVARGKTQLRGGTWPYKAVYAGEGGTGAYTKLGALGKAVVVRRSDAVGPVEQAANAAKAGARLLLVVNDGNGRLNPWGSDLDSPYTEEGNPPPLTVASLTADEGNDLIAGIKPGRSVELRVTADPTRDYLYDISQHWAAVPADPTYRPGSKDLNRVDVSFRNNRPARAMESRSAVWQGYYSFNMVPTPARTERTDWVSRDTDWVETADVNQQLQISSDTVKRYPSGKTSHLEYFGPIQRPRSNSNYVPVRVGDQVLAVIPGWGDSGSGHVGRTLNNQGVRNSVKMYQTLPDGNPLLLRESTTDTIGSVRYPLVLDSAEEQRYRLVSDNARDFWENDYSVTTRTEWGFTSAEPAAGTYSVLPLIQLDYAVEGMNDAGKTDRRAAITVTPSHLDGAPRSDTIGKVGLDISYDDGATWQHAALTHTAAGWSTHLNAPAKAQFVTLRTSAADSQDNTVTQKISRAFGLK